A genomic stretch from Clavelina lepadiformis chromosome 5, kaClaLepa1.1, whole genome shotgun sequence includes:
- the LOC143458950 gene encoding uncharacterized protein LOC143458950 encodes MKFSNNFMKICIWIVLLLTLFSQVLSFETSPVKPNKNKLKSLDAASSSRQSVGAVKKKPSTTNNQTHSISSQLSSNSQGGSENSSKTNTDNKEESHPNKLNNTIHLQKNKNTSDSNTGNVTGVKNSENVTETATSPTSTTTVSTKTTVAKSSTTTTTAPPTTASTTASTQVSPTVTPSSTQSTTSSVTSTTSSTSETPTTIPSPINTTTENPTTTTTSSPTTSSTTSQSLQETTTSNNDETTSAGVIQNPVSPNSSISPGVGVVLGLVSAALVIVILVLLYKYQRRFIHAIRFRRLHEVPMDDFDDYGPDAVYAEHTVPMRM; translated from the exons atgaaattttcaaacaattttatgaAGATATGTATCTGGATTGTGTTGTTACTCACTCTTTTCTCTCAAG TGTTGTCATTCGAAACATCTCCTGTGAAGCCAAATAAAAA taAATTGAAGTCACTCGATGCTGCATCCTCCTCACGACAATCAGTTGGCGCGGTGAAAAAGAAACCTTCAACAACAAATAACCAGACTCATTCGATCAGTTCTCAGTTAAGCAGCAATAGTCAAGGCGGGTCAGAGAATTCGTCCAAAACAAACACAGACAACAAAGAAGAATCACATCCGAACAAGTTGAATAACACCATACACCTCCAGAAAAATAAGAATACAAGTGACAGTAACACTGGTAATGTTACTGGAGTAAAAAACTCAGAAAATGTAACTGAAACTGCAACGTCTCCGACTAGCACAACTACGGTTTCAACGAAAACAACAGTTGCTAAATCATCGACAACAACCACAACTGCACCGCCAACAACTGCATCAACCACTGCCAGTACACAGGTGTCGCCCACTGTGACGCCTTCCTCAACACAATCAACAACGTCATCTGTCACATCAACCACATCGTCAACATCTGAAACTCCAACGACCATTCCATCACCAATAAATACAACAACTGAAAATCCAACAACTACAACGACCAGTTCGCCAACCACGTCTTCGACAACTAGTCAAA GCCTGCAAGAAACAACAACTTCAAATAACGATGAAACCACTTCAGCAGGCGTTATCCAAAATCCAG TTTCACCTAATTCCTCCATTTCACCCGGTGTTGGTGTGGTCTTGGGACTTGTGTCAGCTGCCCTTGTCATTGTTATCTTGGTTCTCCTTTATAAATACCAACGGCGGTTCATCCACGCCATCCGCTTTCGTCGTTTACATGAAGTGCCAATG GATGACTTTGATGATTATGGCCCCGACGCCGTGTATGCCGAACACACAGTGCCGATGCGCATGTGA
- the LOC143458949 gene encoding uncharacterized protein LOC143458949: MHLINLMADKRSRRPSDEGWARAKNPKLPRRGGVQHPGWINSDGSFLRHPYGQSNLFQQSMAVCFVCGNATCEDNMVQLYSRCPRSRVDTPFFPFLEYHDPAPGADAMKDDWSVTACFVCNALLCQQWESFERTRMPISKRLYWLKRPNGCEIRQPVSQIELEEILNEHSRDNYVDKDDCMSEDDQHDVVPASKKSSRPSTPCEKQIPRNDKPAGASSTSHLNETEVCDESKPAGLVCYSCGTTDAIHNTICPVHCKPSYEQMRAGVPFYPTILLQNEAEGSKVLFNSITFLCITCLPKFKPGWHPMQRDFMKQDITKSVLPRIPLPEMVLCYVCGSNVSTKFNDNLVTTITDFGNENTYFAKLFKLKQKQGSVPLSFGFTYVCNKCSEEIRKEISECKDTADA, encoded by the exons ATGCACCTGATTAACTTGATGGCAGATAAACGAA GTCGACGACCTTCTGATGAGGGTTGGGCCAGGGCAAAGAATCCGAAACTTCCTCGCAGGGGCGGAGTTCAACATCCAGGATGGATAAATTCAGATGGAAG CTTCTTGCGACACCCATATGGACAATCGAACTTGTTTCAACAATCGATggctgtctgttttgtttgCGGTAACGCAACGTGTGAGGACAACATGGTTCAACTTTACTCCAGATGTCCTCGGTCTCGCGTGGACACACCTTTTTTTCCTTTCCTGGAGTATCATGATCCTGCTCCTGGTGCAGACGCCATGAAAGATGATTGGTCAGTTACTGCCTGCTTCGTCTGCAATGCTCTTCTCTGCCAGCAGTGGGAATCGTTTGAGCGAACGAGGATGCCGATAAGCAAGCGTCTGTACTGGCTTAAAAGACCGAATGGCTGCGAGATTCGCCAACCTGTGTCGCAG ATAGAATTGGAAGAGATTCTAAATGAACATTCACGTGACAATTACGTTGACAAAGATGACTGCATGAGTGAAGATGATCAACACGATGTGGTGCCTGCTTCTAAAAAATCATCCAGACCAAGCACTCCGTGTGAAAAGCAAATACCCAGAAATGACAAACCGGCGGGGGCAAGTAGCACGTCTCATTTGAATGAAACTGAAGTTTGTGACGAATCAAAACCAGCCGGCTTAGTATGTTATTCATGCGGGACGACTGATGCCATCCATAACACGATTTGCCCAGTGCACTGTAAACCCTCGTATGAGCAAATGCGTGCCGGAGTCCCATTTTATCCAACCATTTTACTTCAGAATGAAGCAGAAGGTTCAAAAGTGCTGTTTAACTCCATTACCTTTCTATGCATCACTTGTCTACCTAAATTCAAACCAGGCTGGCACCCAATGCAACGAGACTTCATGAAACAGGACATTACTAAGTCAGTTCTGCCGCGGATACCACTGCCAGAGATGGTCTTGTGCTATGTATGTGGCTCCAATGTCAGTACGAAGTTCAACGACAACCTGGTTACCACGATcacagattttgggaatgaGAATACGTACTTTGCTAAATTGTTCAAGTTGAAGCAGAAACAGGGTTCAGTCCCTCTCAGCTTTGGCTTCACATATGTCTGCAATAAATGCTCGGAGGAAATTAGGAAAGAAATTTCAGAATGCAAAGATACTGCTGatgcatga
- the LOC143458951 gene encoding uncharacterized protein LOC143458951 encodes MAGLSALAQYEISDEEEEGEEINHHEKEVTNGVLDQENGGVGSVKVDEDESEPKRNHDEDDIVDDIDMENIIVSDEEEHVSNESEIPAQPKFKRYSCESATVLAEKLQKMSEEEARLPPEPDGKCSKQLQDKIKRLYEKKIKEGENLNQVFQERKDFRNPSIYDKLILFLNIEERGTNFPKCDYDPSSWRKVPDYEDLARAQREDVAKKEREKKTKVEFVTGTVKKSNTSTGSGDTVKKSKWDKPADDAKAQTITATKIPPSAVPSAKTTIISAVGSIKKTKA; translated from the coding sequence ATGGCAGGTTTATCAGCACTTGCTCAGTATGAAATCTCGGATGAAGAGGAGGAAGGTGAAGAGATCAATCACCATGAGAAGGAAGTCACAAATGGTGTGTTGGACCAGGAGAACGGTGGTGTGGGATCAGTTAAAGTTGACGAAGATGAATCTGAACCAAAACGAAATCATGATGAAGATGATATCGTTGATGACATCGACATGGAAAACATTATTGTTTCCGATGAGGAGGAGCATGTTTCCAATGAATCAGAGATCCCAGCTCagccaaaatttaaaagatacaGCTGTGAAAGTGCCACAGTCCTTGCCGAGAAACTCCAGAAGATGAGTGAAGAGGAAGCAAGACTTCCTCCCGAACCAGATGGAAAATGCTCCAAGCAATTACAGGATAAAATTAAGAGGCTCTACGAGAAGAAGATCAAGGAGGGAGAGAATTTAAATCAGGTCTTTCAGGAAAGAAAGGATTTTAGGAATCCGAGTATTTATGACAAACTCATCTTATTCCTTAACATTGAGGAACGTGGAACAAATTTTCCGAAATGTGACTACGATCCATCATCGTGGAGAAAAGTTCCTGATTATGAAGATTTAGCTCGAGCCCAGAGGGAGGATGTTGCGAAAAAAGAAAGAGAGAAAAAAACTAAAGTGGAATTTGTCACCGGAActgtaaaaaaatcaaacactaGCACTGGTAGTGGAGATACAGTGAAAAAATCGAAATGGGACAAACCCGCTGACGATGCCAAAGCACAGACAATTACTGCCACCAAAATACCTCCAAGTGCAGTCCCTAGTGCCAAAACAACAATCATATCTGCCGTGGGTTCCATTAAAAAGACAAAAGCCTGA
- the LOC143459502 gene encoding ephrin type-B receptor 1-B-like, whose protein sequence is MNCCLFISANVAKMYQSCFVIKTTLYAYLLAVHVCAFEVNLLDTATATSSLKGWFVRTYKNKEIVDNSTSSKWEELSCKQENRTQRCFQICPEVQRIDRHSKIQSWLRSPLLPVRGIFRVYIELKFWMRECGDLQETICRETFKVYYRLVNSTLNQSDEKNKLNETYYKKIDTVAAETRFMPNEHPKQHVINKEFVSIKISDEEQSKHGDQVGLYVAVLDEGTCMSLSSLRVYYKLCPAVVAGLASFPETHTGLNYTSLVEVKGSCVDNSVSLSHDSLSNHSVPLYHCSSSGQWQVRKGDCLCTTGYQPDIGLRCTPCPMHFYKDTIGNTKCFPCQSNSFTNQIGSIRCRCHGNSALISSSSSSALLEQGCQACSNLPSRPLNLHQTFYVGDSPGTLHLNWDPPENFGKCREVSYCVLCQACPIYINASTSDKSSSDCIFQHHLTSLNVDGQLCESIHFDSTKCGLKKHSVTLTNMRGQTRYKFTVVSINHLTIRQFPESLIVIENPHKVVENVSKHEASLHPSMKSQLETVLDASSSSLYYTTNDTIPSSIEGLHETTSNRTSITVEWEKPSFTNGKFLAYEVRWQNVDNEVKNVAGKAIDESSASKMIVNKTSAVIQGLSPAEKYAVAVRAINSAGKGDSSKICWISTPETQVDLRDLDDIHHRPPNSLVYLIVALIVVILLLAVAAVAWFKLNRKKRKKTTGDLALRELSRPGSDPATTYTELPEQRTYVDPYSLGAIVPHTFACETDPSFVTVGNVIGCGEFGEVYQGTLLKKGKDNSDQVIDVAIKQLHTQCEPNEQLNFLCEAMALERFEHPNIIKLEAVITMTRPFMILTELMSHGCLRTFLHNHMEHQRAYPPVVLAGMLRGVACGMAYLSRLNYVHRDLAARNVLINNELICKVADFGLTLKLDDEDNENHSCQTFSQKGGKIAIRWTAPEAVAYRAYSQASDVWSFGVFAWEVTTYGEKPYWNLTNQQVLKALNEGYRLPAPEDCPSYLHHLMLDCWHNDRQARPTFVQVVTKLDNLIENSHLLDTLASPASTGADEMFFAESPPHTPLPLPTISLGEAHHKYATCRLVEEEKGSFDSLLLPTNHDIASTSGSTDKGYMSKVNSQDKLRRNNDSVLLFPAEDTQECTLIMEDLSTSSDALQGPTSSTHLLTNGNCLFTKLSVTD, encoded by the exons ATGAACTGTTGCCTGTTTATCAGTGCTAATGTTGCCAAGATGTACCAATCCTGCTTTGTAATTAAGACAACTCTCTATGCATATTTGCTTGCTGTCCATGTCTGCGCTTTTGAAG TGAATCTTCTTGACACTGCGACGGCGACTTCTTCATTGAAAGGATGGTTTGTGAgaacatataaaaataaagaaatagtTGACAATTCAACTTCATCTAAG tggGAAGAACTGAGTTGCAAGCAAGAGAACCGGACTCAACGATGCTTTCAGATATGTCCCGAGGTACAAAGAATTGATAGACATTCGAAGATTCAAAGTTGGCTTCGCTCCCCGCTTCTTCCTGTTCGAG GAATATTTCGTGTTTATATTGAGCTCAAATTCTGGATGCGAGAATGTGGTGACTTGCAAGAAACAATCTGCAGAGAGACATTCAAGGTTTATTATCGACTGGTTAACAGCACGCTCAACCAATctgatgaaaaaaataaattgaatgagacatattacaaaaaaatcgACACTGTTGCTGCTGAG ACTCGATTCATGCCGAATGAGCACCCCAAGCAGCATGTCATCAACAAAGAATTTGTCAGTATCAAGATAAGTGATGAAGAACAGTCGAAACATGGTGACCAAGTGGGATTGTACGTTGCAGTTCTTGACGAAGGAACTTGCATGTCTTTGTCGTCTCTACGTGTCTATTATAAGCTGTGCCCTGCGGTGGTAGCAGGACTTGCTTCATTTCCCGAGACGCACACTGGCCTTAACTACACGTCCTTGGTCGAA GTGAAAGGGTCTTGTGTCGACAATTCTGTTTCCTTATCACACGACTCTCTTTCGAACCACTCTGTCCCTCTGTATCATTGCTCCAGTTCAGGTCAGTGGCAAGTGCGAAAAGGCGACTGTCTCTGCACAACTGGCTATCAACCTGACATTGGTCTCAGATGTACTCCTTGCCCAATGCACTTCTAcaa GGACACGATCGGAAACACAAAATGCTTTCCATGCCAGTCCAACTCCTTCACAAACCAGATCGGTTCCATTCGCTGTCGTTGCCACGGCAATAGTGCTTTGATCTCCAGTTCTTCGTCTTCGGCATTGTTAGAGCAGGGCTGTCAAGCTTGTTCGAATCTACCGAGCAGACCTCTCAACCTTCACCAGACTTTTTACGTGGGGGATTCCCCGG GCACACTTCATTTAAATTGGGATCCGCCGGAAAACTTCGGCAAATGCCGTGAGGTATCATACTGTGTTCTATGCCAGGCTTGTCCTATTTATATAAATG CATCTACCTCTGACAAGTCCAGCTCTGATTGCATCTTCCAACATCACCTCACTTCTCTCAATGTCGATGGCCAGTTGTGCGAATCGATTCATTTTGATTCGACAAAATGCGGCTTGAAGAAACACTCGGTCACCTTGACCAACATGCGCGGTCAGACTCGCTACAAGTTCACAGTTGTGTCGATAAATCATCTCACCATTCGGCAGTTCCCCGAGTCGTTGATTGTGATTGAAAACCCACATAAAGTGGTTGAAAATGTTTCCAAGCATGAGGCATCACTCCATCCAAGCATGAAATCACAG CTTGAGACTGTGCTGGATGCAAGTAGTTCTTCATTGTATTACACAACCAATGACACAATCCCATCTTCGATTGAAGGTTTACATGAAACAACATCCAACCGAACGTCCATTACTGTTGAGTGGGAAAAACCCTCTTTCACAAACGGCAAATTTCTTGCTTATGAG GTTCGTTGGCAAAATGTCGACAACGAAGTAAAAAATGTTGCGGGCAAGGCCATCGATGAATCTTCCGCTTCAAAGATGATCGTGAACAAGACGAGTGCAGTAATCCAAGGCTTGTCACCGGCAGAGAAGTACGCTGTCGCTGTTCGAGCAATCAACTCAGCTg GTAAAGGAGATTCAAGCAAAATCTGTTGGATTTCAACGCCCGAAACACAAGTTGATCTCAGAGACCTTGATGACATCCACCACAGACCTCCAAACAGCCTCGTCTACCTCATCGTTGCACTTATTGTTGTCATCCTGCTG CTGGCAGTGGCGGCAGTAGCTTGGTTCAAGTTGAATAGAAAGAAAAGGAAGAAAACGACCGGTGATCTGGCATTGCGTGAACTTTCAAGGCCTGGATCCGACCCAGCCACCACCTACACCGAGCTCCCAG AACAAAGAACATACGTTGACCCGTATTCTCTTGGAGCTATCGTGCCACACACATTCGCTTGCGAGACTGATCCAAGTTTTGTGACAGTGGGGAATGTGATCGGGTGCGGAGAATTCGGTGAAGTTTACCAGGGAACACTCTTAAAAAAAG gCAAGGATAACTCTGATCAAGTAATTGACGTCGCAATCAAACAACTCCACACACAGTGTGAACCAAACGAACAG TTGAATTTCCTCTGTGAAGCGATGGCGCTAGAGAGGTTCGAACACCCGAACATCATCAAACTCGAAGCGGTGATCACCATGACTCGGCCGTTTATGATATTAACTGAATTGATGAGTCATGGCTGTCTCCGCACGTTTCTACACAACCACATGGAGCACCAGAGAGCGTATCCGCCGGTTGTTTTAGCCGGAATGCTACGAGGGGTGGCGTGTGGAATGGCTTACCTCAGCCGGCTTAACTATGTGCATAG AGACTTGGCCGCACGAAACGTTTTGATTAACAACGAACTCATTTGTAAAGTCGCCGATTTCGGTCTGACGTTAAAGCTAGATGACGAAGATAACGAAAATCACTCCTGCCAGACTTTCTCCCAAAAAGGTGGAAAGATTGCCATTAGGTGGACTGCTCCTGAAGCTGTGGCATACAGAGCATATTCTCAG GCTTCAGATGTATGGAGCTTTGGAGTCTTCGCATGGGAAGTGACAACATACGGTGAAAAGCCATACTGGAACCTGACCAACCAGCAGGTTCTGAAAGCACTCAACGAAGGTTATCGCCTGCCTGCTCCTGAG GACTGCCCGTCGTATCTTCATCATTTGATGTTAGACTGTTGGCATAACGACAGACAAGCTCGGCCCACTTTTGTGCAAGTCGTAACGAAGCTTGACAATCTGATTGAAAATTCTCATCTCCTTGACACGCTTGCCAGTCCAGCGAGCACTGG AGCGGATGAGATGTTTTTTGCCGAGTCACCTCCCCACACACCGCTACCTCTGCCCACTATATCCCTTGGAGAGGCGCACCACAAATACGCCACTTGCAGATTGGTGGAGGAAGAGAAAGGTAGTTTTGACAGTCTGCTGCTTCCAACGAACCATGACATCGCGTCTACGTCAGGATCAACAGACAAGGGGTACATGAGCAAGGTGAACTCACAAGATAAACTCAGAAGAAACAACGACAGTGTGTTGTTGTTTCCCGCTGAAGACACACAGGAGTGCACGTTGATAATGGAAGATTTATCAACGTCATCTGATGCTCTTCAGGGACCCACGTCTTCAACTCATTTGCTAACAAATGGCAATTGCTTATTTACAAAGTTGTCGGTTACGGATTAG
- the LOC143460920 gene encoding WD repeat-containing protein 76-like — translation METRHCKRLNGKQTCSKTEAFDEKTLKRNIRKTKHNGKEMISASENISLQDYKVNVKKDVSNEDLSTSDDSVDTDEDEESHLQVIKRRQKIQQKRQELLQRLDLHQAVANFKATLKPVRVAPTASKSAKKRHCVKAFPARKSLRLQNKQPGSEKYALRNVSSVNTDEYELNFQQPISYDEHPMVAIGFDPDHNENASDEEVCFDDYNKFKCRLSKGFANETKKTSVAAATTSVSITANTYIESIKKLPCTWEKVVDNRIFSLTFNPRNDMLILAAGSKSGKVGIWDLNNADANDGLYSWSVHTRPVSNLLFATASPHLLYSCSFDGVLRSLDLQHQTFQKALMSSSSMSLSSFDFQDIGCDVIIVGCYRGEVVICDRRLQSKIDTHQAHDRVVKCISVHPRHRNYFATSSNDCKVKIFDFRKLAREVKCLNEAQKTVDSAYFSPLSGDKLLTTSLDDKIRIYDSSNIMDTHMVASVNHNNYTGRWLSNFRAIWHPRQEDIVVVGSMNRPVRQIDIFNGKLKYMHSLQDENLHSICSLTCVHPTYDVLAGGNSSGKVYTFGS, via the coding sequence ATGGAAACCagacattgcaaaaggttaaATGGaaagcaaacttgttcaaaaacGGAAGCCTTCGACGAAaagactttgaaaagaaacatcAGAAAAACTAAGCATAATGGAAAAGAAATGATATCAGCTTCAGAAAACATCTCGTTGCAGGATTATAAAGTAAATGTCAAGAAAGACGTCAGTAATGAAGATCTTTCAACCTCTGATGACTCAGTGGATACAGATGAAGATGAGGAGAGCCATTTGCAGGTGATTAAAAGGCGACAAAAGATTCAACAAAAAAGGCAAGAGCTTCTTCAACGCCTTGATTTACATCAAGCTGTTGCTAATTTCAAAGCCACTTTAAAACCTGTAAGGGTAGCGCCTACTGCATCAAAATCAGCAAAGAAAAGACATTGCGTAAAAGCCTTTCCAGCAAGAAAGTCACTCaggttgcaaaataaacaaccTGGTTCGGAAAAATATGCGCTCAGAAATGTTTCCAGTGTAAACACTGACGAATATGAactaaattttcaacaacCAATATCATATGATGAGCACCCTATGGTTGCTATAGGTTTTGATCCTGATCATAATGAGAACGCAAGTGATGAAGAAGTGTGCTTTGATGACTACAACAAGTTTAAGTGCCGTTTATCTAAAGGATTTGCGAATGAAACCAAGAAAACTAGTGTTGCTGCTGCTACAACAAGTGTTTCGATTACAGCTAACACATACATAGAAAGTATTAAAAAACTTCCATGCACTTGGGAGAAAGTCGTCGATAATAGAATCTTCAGTCTTACTTTTAATCCCAGAAACGACATGTTGATTTTAGCTGCTGGTAGCAAGTCTGGTAAGGTTGGAATTTGGGATCTAAACAATGCAGACGCAAATGACGGACTGTATAGCTGGTCCGTTCATACTAGACCAGTGTCTAACTTATTGTTTGCAACGGCATCCCCTCATCTTCTTTATAGTTGCAGCTTTGATGGTGTGCTTCGTTCGTTAGATCTGCAACatcaaacatttcaaaaagcgCTCATGTCCAGCAGCAGTATGTCTCTATCTTCATTTGATTTTCAAGACATTGGATGTGATGTCATTATTGTAGGATGTTACAGGGGAGAAGTTGTAATTTGTGATCGGCGTCTGCAAAGCAAGATTGACACACACCAAGCTCACGATCGAGTTGTGAAGTGCATATCCGTACATCCCCGGCATAGAAACTACTTTGCTACTTCAAGCAATGATTGTAAGgtgaaaatttttgactttcgAAAGCTTGCTAGGGAAGTAAAGTGTTTGAATGAGGCACAAAAAACTGTGGACTCTGCATATTTTTCTCCCTTATCTGGTGACAAATTGCTAACTACATCACTTGATGACAAAATTAGAATTTATGACAGTTCAAACATTATGGATACTCACATGGTTGCGTCTGTGAACCATAATAATTATACCGGAAGGTGGCTTAGCAATTTTCGAGCCATTTGGCACCCACGGCAAGAGgatattgttgttgttggaaGTATGAATCGGCCAGTGCGACAAATAGATATATTCAACGGCAAACTAAAGTACATGCATTCTTTGCAAGATGAAAATTTGCATAGCATTTGTTCACTTACTTGCGTTCACCCTACTTATGACGTTTTAGCTGGTGGCAATTCAAGTGGAAAGGTATACACATTCGGGTCGTAG